From the Polaribacter tangerinus genome, the window ATCTTGTGGCATTAATTTGAAAAAAGTTAGCAGCAATACCAGGACCATCAACAAAATCATTAGTACCATATTCAATTAGTTTAGTTCTGTTGTGTGTGATGTTTAGTTTAGATGTCCATGAAAAGTTTTCTCTTTTTGATATATCATAGGCTATATCTAATTCCACACCTCTATTTTCTAGAATCCCATCATTAATTGGAATGGAGTTAAATCCGTTTTGTCTCGGTATTCTTAAATTATTTAATAAGTTTTCTGTTTTTCTTTCATATACATCGACGCTAGTTCTAAGTCTGTTTCTGAAAAAATTTGCGTTTAAACCAAGGTTTAAAGTAGTACTAGTTTCCCAGGTTAAATTTTTATTAGCAATTCTTGCTGGAAAAGTACCTGTGTATAGTTTTTCGTCCGTTAAACCAATTGTACTAATATTGTAAGTGTCTAATGTAGAATAAGGACCAACTCCCCTTGAGCTACCTACTTGTCCGTATGAAACTCTAACTTTCATCAGAGAAATTGCTCTTACATTTCTAATGAATTTTTCTTTATGAGCATCCCAAGAAAGGGCTGCAGAAGGAAAAAAGCCCCACGGTTTTCCTTGACTAAACTTCGAATCTCCATCATATCGTCCAGTGGTTGTTAAGGTATATTTTTCTCTAAATGTGTAATTAAATCGGTATAATAAAGATTTAATATAATTGTTTGTTCTAACAGATACATTATTTTGTGCTGTTGTAGCTAACTGTAAGGCATCAATTCCTAAATCATCAAAGGTAAAGTCTGTATAAATTTCTCTTTTTCTAAAGGCTGTAATGTCTGTGTAACTAGCTCCAGCTGTTGCATTTATCTTATGGTCATTAAATCTTTTATTAAAGTTTAAGAATGATTCTACCGTAAACCTATTACTTTCTGCCTCTGCTAAAAATAACCTTCCACTAGAATTGGCACCAACTAGTGTTTTTTTGTTATTAAATACTTGATTAGTATTAATACCTGCGTTGTAACCAATTCTATTAGTCCAGTTTAATGAATTATTAAACTTATAGATTCCGTTTGAAGAAAAAATTAACCTTTTATCTTTTTGAACGTTATCAGATTCTCTGGCTTCAATAACAGGGTTTGTAATCACATTATCATTTTCGTCAAACTGATTAAAATCTCCAGTATCAGGGTCTAGTAAAGGAATAAGTGGATTAATTCTCATAGCGGTAAAAACCACACCAGTTTGGCCAGTTCTTGCACTGGTTTGTACTCTTTGGTTTCTTGAGTAGTTTAATTGAAGATTTGTATTTAGAGTAAATTTTTCACCAACCTTCATTTTGGTATTATATCTAAGATTTACTCTTTTAAAGTTTGAGTTGATAATATTCCCCTCATTTTCGTTAAAATTAATTGCTAAAAGTTGCGATAAATTTTCATTACCTCCAGATATTGTGAAATTTCCAACTCTATTAAATCCATTTCTAAAGATAGCATCCATAAATTTCGTTCCATCAGGAGCATTTTCCGGTAAAGGTCTTAGTATTGTTAAGCCATCAAACGGCAAACGGTTTTGTGCTAGTAAATCTTCAAATGGTGTTTGTGGATTTAATAGTGTTACCATGTCATTTCTAAATTGTGCATACTGACTTCCAATCATTAAATTATAGGGAGTTCCAATAAAAGAGACTGCAGTTCTTAAATTAGTTGTAATTTTAGTCTTTCCTGCTTTCGCTTCTTTAGTGGTTATTAAAACCACACCATTACCTGCTCTTGCCCCATAAATTGCTGTTGCCGAAGCATCTTTTAATATTTCAATATTTTGAATATCGTCGGGGTTTAAAGAAGCTAATGGGTTGGTTGCTGTAAAATATTGGTCGCCTTCAGCTTGCGTATTTAGCCCTAATGGAATTCCGTTTAACACGTACAAAGGTTGTGAGCTACCAGATATACTATTTATTCCTCTAATGTTTATAGATATTCCTGCGCCTGGCTCACCGGAGTCGGAATTTACAAATACACCAGATGCTTGTCCTTGTAATGTTTCATTTATACTAGTGTATACTTGGTCTTCTAAATCTTTTGCATTAACAGAACTTATTGATCCCGTTATGTCTTTTCGTTTTTTTTGTCCGTAACCTACAACCACAATTTCATCTAAGCTCTGAGATTCTTGAACTAGCTTTGCATTTATTATTGTTAAGTTACTTATTTCTTTTTCTAAGCTTTTGTAGCCTAAATAAGAAAATACTAGAATTTTACTTTCTTTTTCTAAAAGTTTCAATTCATATTTTCCATCAAAATCTGTAGAAGTTCCATTTTTTGTTCCTTTTTGAAGAATGAAGGCACCTAGTAATGGATCCCCTTCAACAGAAGTAACCTCACCTTTAACTATAGTTTGGGCTTGTATACAAAAAGAAAAAAATAGTAATGATAAAAGTAATGTTTTTCTTAATATATTGTCAAATAGACAAGTGTGTATAAAATTCATATTAATTTATTAATTGTGGTTAAAATCTTTGTTCAATGTTAGGTATAATTTAAATTTTTTCCATCCTGTTCTTTCTTGTAAAATATATTTTTAAGAATGTTTTTTAAAATTACTAATTTATTGTTCGAATAAAAAAGTAAAAATTATAAACTATTAACTTGCACATAAATTATATTTATTTCGAAAAAGGAGCTTTAATTTTATAAATACCAGAGCCTACTTCTATAATAGTTTCATTTTTACTTACGGTAACTATTTTTACAGTGGTATCCTTCTTTAATAAATTGTCATTTATCTTTATTTTTGATATATTTTCGCTAGGAATATGAACTTTTGCAACTGTATTTACAGGAATTTTCAGCTCCATGAATAGGTTATTCCTTTCTATTTTCCAATTAGAGGTAATAGTACCATTAATTGTTTTGGTTGTTCCGTTAATAAACTCAACCTCATCTGAAATTGCGGGTTTTATTAGTATTTTTCTATATCCATTTTTGTTTGTATCTATACCTGTGGCATGTTGAAACATCCACTCAGCTACTGAGCCAAAAGCATAATGACTAAAAGAGTTCATTGCAGCATTCAAATCTGAATTTTTAGAATTATCTTTTGTAAAACTATTCCATCTTTCCCATATGGATGTACTCCCATTTTCTATAGAATATCCCCAGCTTGGATATTCTTTTTGTTGGAATAGTTTGTAAGAGACTTCATGAAAGCCATATTTAGATAAGGCTAGCATTACGTGTTTTGTGCCTAAAAATCCGGTAGCAAATTTATAATCATTTTCTTTAATTTTTTCTGCCAACCTTGCAGCTCCTTCATATGCAATTTCTTCTGGGTATAAGTCAAAGTGTAATGCTAATGCATAAGTAGTCATTGAGTCTTCTTTAGTGTGTCCATTAGATAATATATATTTGTTCGAAAATGCTTTTTTTATGTTGTTAAAATCTTTTAAATATTTAATAGCATCTTCAGTTTTACCTATTGCTTTTGCCATTTCGCTCATTAATTTTGCGTCGTAACCATAGTATGCGGCGGCTATAAAATCATGACTAGTTGTTTCGTTTACAGACAACCAGTCTCCCCAATTTTTACCTTCTCCTGGTCTTAAATAATTAATGCTAGCTTTTTCTTGAAACTCCATAAATTTTTGCATTCCCTCATACATATATTCTACTATTCTTGTATCGTTATATACTTGCATCATTGTGTAGGGAATGATAATACCTGCATCCATCCAAGCCGGTGAATATTGTCCTGGTCTAGAAAATGGAAAAGGGGCAAAGTTAGGATAAGCACCATACCAACGTTGCGCATCGTTTAAATCTACACAAAACTTAGTAAAAAAAGATGCTACATCAGCATTGTATGTTGCAGATCGTGCAAAAACTTGAGCATCACCTGTCCAACCTAATCGTTCATCACGCTGAGGACAATCTGTAGGAATGTCTATGAAATTTGCAGCTTGTGTAGTTTTAA encodes:
- a CDS encoding SusC/RagA family TonB-linked outer membrane protein; translation: MNFIHTCLFDNILRKTLLLSLLFFSFCIQAQTIVKGEVTSVEGDPLLGAFILQKGTKNGTSTDFDGKYELKLLEKESKILVFSYLGYKSLEKEISNLTIINAKLVQESQSLDEIVVVGYGQKKRKDITGSISSVNAKDLEDQVYTSINETLQGQASGVFVNSDSGEPGAGISINIRGINSISGSSQPLYVLNGIPLGLNTQAEGDQYFTATNPLASLNPDDIQNIEILKDASATAIYGARAGNGVVLITTKEAKAGKTKITTNLRTAVSFIGTPYNLMIGSQYAQFRNDMVTLLNPQTPFEDLLAQNRLPFDGLTILRPLPENAPDGTKFMDAIFRNGFNRVGNFTISGGNENLSQLLAINFNENEGNIINSNFKRVNLRYNTKMKVGEKFTLNTNLQLNYSRNQRVQTSARTGQTGVVFTAMRINPLIPLLDPDTGDFNQFDENDNVITNPVIEARESDNVQKDKRLIFSSNGIYKFNNSLNWTNRIGYNAGINTNQVFNNKKTLVGANSSGRLFLAEAESNRFTVESFLNFNKRFNDHKINATAGASYTDITAFRKREIYTDFTFDDLGIDALQLATTAQNNVSVRTNNYIKSLLYRFNYTFREKYTLTTTGRYDGDSKFSQGKPWGFFPSAALSWDAHKEKFIRNVRAISLMKVRVSYGQVGSSRGVGPYSTLDTYNISTIGLTDEKLYTGTFPARIANKNLTWETSTTLNLGLNANFFRNRLRTSVDVYERKTENLLNNLRIPRQNGFNSIPINDGILENRGVELDIAYDISKRENFSWTSKLNITHNRTKLIEYGTNDFVDGPGIAANFFQINATRSFPGEQIGLFYGYKVTGLIQPEDLVDYANGNFNIKTVPVNDGNGNISQQQIFATTSRNNNGTGNPNANAPGLWKFEDVDGNGIINQEDRQTIGNPNPDFFFGWNNQFRIGNFNISMFIQGTVGNDILNLNRAFIGSGWQGSNGTQDYFNNRWTINNQHNNIRYPSFNGPTGVTVPNSVFIEDGSYVRLKNLSVRYNFKKLKYFSNIAVVLTGTNLVTLTNYTGPDPEVSTNGNGALNRGIDYSAFPRPKVFSLGVNLTF